The following proteins are encoded in a genomic region of Nicotiana sylvestris chromosome 4, ASM39365v2, whole genome shotgun sequence:
- the LOC104236115 gene encoding dof zinc finger protein DOF3.4-like → MSSEVGDRRPARLPAPANETRPSEPENLPCPRCDSTNTKFCYYNNYNLSQPRHFCKSCRRYWTRGGTLRNIPVGGGTRKNSSHKRPRNTTSVTAQESVNATPITMIGSGQSSGSGSVSFMGCEVNLNESVQEAGGATNGTFTSLLTGPVGGGFVPLGGFGLGLGGFGLGNLDWPMEQVGGGNGGGGDGGETMKWQLSSGEIEGGGGEGISDDDCFGNWPDLAISAPGTSLK, encoded by the coding sequence ATGTCTTCAGAAGTTGGCGACAGACGTCCGGCAAGACTACCGGCGCCGGCAAACGAAACACGACCATCGGAACCGGAGAACTTGCCATGTCCACGCTGTGATTCTACGAACACAAAGTTCTGCTACTACAACAACTATAATCTTTCTCAACCTCGTCACTTTTGTAAGTCCTGTCGCCGTTATTGGACACGTGGCGGAACCTTACGTAACATTCCCGTGGGTGGTGGCACACGGAAGAACTCCTCCCACAAACGGCCCCGTAATACCACCTCCGTTACAGCTCAAGAATCAGTAAATGCCACCCCTATCACAATGATCGGGTCGGGTCAATCATCAGGGTCGGGTTCGGTTTCATTCATGGGTTGTGAAGTGAACCTCAACGAGTCAGTGCAAGAAGCTGGAGGGGCTACTAATGGGACGTTTACTTCGTTGTTGACAGGTCCAGTGGGTGGTGGGTTTGTGCCATTAGGTGGATTTGGGCTTGGGCTAGGCGGGTTTGGGCTTGGGAATCTTGATTGGCCCATGGAGCAGGTAGGCGGAGGGAATGGCGGCGGCGGAGATGGTGGTGAGACTATGAAGTGGCAGCTGAGTAGTGGTGAAATTGAAGGTGGCGGCGGCGAAGGAATAAGTGATGATGATTGTTTTGGTAATTGGCCTGATCTTGCTATTTCTGCACCAGGGACCAGTCTTAAATGA